Genomic window (Streptomyces sp. LX-29):
GCGGGGGCCGGTGGTCACCGTGCCGCCGAGGGCGGCGGCGCGTTCGCCCATACCGACCAGCCCATGGCCGCCGCCCCTGGGGCCCGCGGACGCCGCGGGGCCGTCGTCCTCCACGCGCAGTTCCAGCGCGCCGCGCGTATAGCGCAGTCGGACCCGCGCGGTGCGCGCCTGGGAGTGCCGGATCACGTTGGTCAGGGCCTCCTGGACGATACGGAAGGCCGCGAGGTCGGCGCCGGGCGGCAGCGCGGACCGGGTGCCCTCCACGCTGACGTCGACCGCCAGTCCGGCCCCGGATGCCTGTTCCGTGAGCTCGCCGAGCCGGTCCAGGCCGGGCGCGGGCGCGCGCGGGGCGGCCCCGGGAGCGCGCAGCGCGTCGAGCACCTGCCGGACCTCGCCCAGCGCCTCCTTGCTGGCGGCCTTGATGGTGGTGAGCGCCGCGCGCGCCTGCTCGGGGTCCTGATCCAACAGCGCCAGCCCCACGCCCGCCTGGACGTTGATGACGGAGATGCTGTGCGCGAGCACGTCGTGCAGCTCGCGCGCGATGCGCAGCCGCTCCTTGTCCGCCCGGCGGCGCGCGGCGGCCGCCCGCTCCGCGCGGTCGCGGGCCCACTGCTCGCGCCGGGCGCGCGCGAGCTCGGAGGCGGCCAGGACCGCCACGACCCAGGCGCCGACCACCAGCTCCTGGCCCCAGGGGGCGGGTCCGTCGCCGGACGGGGGCAGCCATCGGTAGAGCCAGTGGGCGATGAGCAGATGGCCGCTCCACAACATGGCGAGCGCGCCCCAGGCCGCGTACCGCCGTCCGGCGACGATCGCCGCGTAACACGCGATGACGACGCTGAACAGCAGCGGCCCGTAGGGATAGCCCGCACCGAGGTAGAGCATGGCGGCAGCGGAGGTGCCGAACACGGTGACCACCGGGTGCCGGTGGCGCAGCACCAGCAGCGCCGGGGCGAGAACGAGCAGCACGGCGGCGAACACGTCCAGGTCCGCCCGTTCGGGCTGGCCGCGCTCGGCGAACCGGGTACCGACGACGGTGAAGGCGAGCACGAGGAGGGTCGACCGCCACGGCAGCCGCGCCCCCGCGCGACGCTCCCCCTCGTTCTCCCACGCGCCGATGCCGCGCCACCACGGTGCCCGCTCGCTCCGCCACACCCCCTGCGGACCCGCCCAGGGCGCGCGTCGCGCCCACCGCCCGCGCGGCGAAGCGATGCGCTCGCGCGGCGTCGCGGTCCGGTCGTCGGTCCCGGCCTCCTCGCGCGACGGAGCGGCGTCCCCGGGCGGCGGTCCGGGCTGTCCGTACGACGGCTCGCCCCCGCGCGGCGAGGCGGGCATGCGGTGCGACGGCTCGTCCTTACGCGGCGAGACAGGCGTGCCGTGCGACGGCTCGCCCCCACGCGGCGACGCGCGCTCGCCATATGACGACGCGTCCCCGCGCGGTGTCGCGTCCTGGCCCGGCACCGCATCCCCCCGCGGCGCCGTGCCCCCGCGCGGTGTCGCGTCTCCGTCGAGCGTCTCGTCTCCGCGCGGCCCCTCGACTCCACCCGCCGCACCGGGAGCGCTCGGCCCGACCTCGCCGCCCGCGCCGCCCGGCTCATCGCCGTACGGCGGCATCCCGCGTCGTCGTGATCGTCGCCCGCTCATCCGCCGCGCCTCATGCCGGCCTCGCGTCCGCCCTCATATCCGCCACGCTAGACCGGAACGCGGGCGGTGGCGTCGGCCCAACGCGGTCATCGCGGCTACTCCCCGGGGAGTATGGAAGAGCTGCTCACGCCCCCAGGGGGCGGCTCCGCGCGGAGTGCCGAGCGGGTGCGGGGAACGGCGGGGGTCAGAGGCCCGCCGTATGGGCCAGCCCGGCCGCCGCGTGGGCGAAGAAGTCCTCGCGCGCGTCGACCACGTTGGTGAACTGGCCGAACAACTCGAAGCTGATCAGGCCGAAGAGCTGCGCCCAGGCGGCGACGAATCCGGCGAAGGCGGCCTCGGGCAGATCCTCGGCCTCCAGCGTCCGCGCCAGTCGGCGCGCGTCGCCGAGCACGCCCTCCGGGAGGGCGGCTGGGTCCGGCACCCGGAGCGCGCCTGCGGCGTGGGCGTCGCGGGCGACGCCCAGCAGCGTGAGGCCGACGCGGGAGGCGGGGACGACGGTGTCGCGCGGGGCGGCGTAGCCGGGCACCGGGGAGCCGTAGATGAGCGCGTACTCATGCGGGTGGGCCAGGGCCCAGCCCCGTACGGCCCGGCAGACGGCGGTCCAGCGCTCCAGCGGAGCGCCGCCCGCCGCCTCGGCGGCCGCGGCCTCCGCAGCGGCGCCGATGGCGTCGTAAGCGTCGACGATCAGTGCGGTCAGCAGGTCGTCGCGGCTGGGGAAGTAGCGGTAGAGGGCGGAGGAGACCATGCCCAGCTCCCGCGCGACGGCGCGCAGCGACAGCTTGGCGGCGCCCTGCTCCGCGAGCTGCCGGCGCGCCTCCTCCTTGATCGCCGCCGTCACTTCGGTACGGGCCCGCTCTCTGGCCCCTCGGATCGCACTCATGGAGGCAGTGTGCCATCGGATCGGAGCACCAGCCAAGAACGAGAGCACTGCTCTTGCATGCGCGACACCGACTCTGTAACACTGCTCAGCAACGAGAGCACTGCTCTCATTGCGACGAGGAGGCCCCCATGGCACAACGCTCCGAGCACCACATGAAGACCAGTCGACTGGAGACCGCGCTCTTCCACCGCCCCATCGCCTGGCTGGCGGCACACGGCATCAGCCTCAACGGCAAGGCCGTGCTGGCCGTCCGCGGACGCACCAGCGGTCAGTGGCGCACGGTTCCCGTCAACCCGCTCAACCTCGACGGCGAGCGCTATCTGGTCGCCCCGCGCGGGGCGACCCAATGGGTCCGCAACCTCCGCGCGGCGGGCGGCGGCGAGCTACGCGTGGGTAAGCGGATCGATCCGTTCACCGCGGTGGAGCTGGCGGACGCCGACAAGCCCGCCGTGTTGCACGCCTACCTCAAGCGCTGGGGCTGGGAGGTGGGCCGCTTCTTCGACGGCGTCACGGCCACGTCCCCCGAGAGCGAGCTGCGCCGCGTCGCCCCGCGGCACCCGGTGTTCCGGATCACGGGGTGACAGCGCACCGCGCGAACACCACGCCCCCCGGCGGCACACCGCGCGACAGCGGGCCCGCGTCAGCGCACCGCGCGACGGCTGCTCCTGCTACGGCGGGCCCCGCGGCAGCCCGCCGCGCGGCACCACATCCCGTAGCGCACACCGCGCGGAAGCGCATCGCACCGCAGCGCACCGCACGGCACACACCGAGCCCCGCCGTCCGAGGCCGCGTCACCCCCCGCATCCCGCGCGGGGAAAGCGCCGCATCGCCTGGCACGGCGACGCCCCGCGCGCGGCCGGCGCCCGGGGCGGCCCGAGGGCTCAGCCCTTGTCGACCGCCATCAGGGCCCGCCGCGCCATCGGATGCGTGCGCACCAGCTCGGCCAGCGTCGTCGTACCTCGAGTGATCTTCGTGAAGGCGCGCCAGGCCGGCCGGAAGCCGGTGATGGCCGCGTGGAACATGCCGGGGCGGCGGGCGTACGCGGCGTACAGCCGGCGACCGACGCCCATCTCCACACCGAGCCCGGACTTGATGGCGAAGGCGTAGTTCAGGGCCTGACGCCGGGCGTCGACCGCGTCGTGCGCCTCGGCGATCCGCACCGCCCACTCCCCAGCGAGCCGCCCCGAGCGGAGCGCGAAGGAGATGCCCTCGCGGGTCCACGGCTCCAACAGGCCGGCCGCGTCACCGCACACCAGCACCCGACCGCGCGACAGCGGCGAGTCGTCGGAGCGGCAGCGGGTCAGATGCCCGGAGGAGATGCTCGGCTCGAAGCCGGCCAGGCCCAGTCGGGCGATGAACTCCTCCAGATAGCGCTTGGTGCCGGCGCCCTCGCCACGGGCGGAGATGACGCCCACGGTCAGCGTGTCGCCCTTGGGGAAGACCCATCCGTAACTGCCGGGGATGGGGCCCCAGTCGATGAGCACGCGGCCCGCCCAGTCCTCGGCGACGGTCGGCGGCACCGGGATCTCCGCCTCCAGGCCCAGGTCGACCTGGTCGAGCTTGACCCCGACATGGGCGCCTATGCGACTCGCGCTGCCGTCAGCGCCGACCACGGCGTGGGCGAGCACGGTCTCCCCGCCGGACAGCACCACCGCGACCGTGCGCCGGTCGGGGACGGACGGGCCGTGCTGCTCCACGCGCGAGACGGCGGCGCCGGTGCGGACCTCGGCCCCCGCGTCCTGCGCCGCCCGCACCAGGCCGGCGTCGAATTCAGGCCGGTTGATGAGGCCGAACAGCGGCTGCCTGGAGCGGCGGGTGCGGGTCAGCCTGCCGTTCAGCGAGAACGTCACGGCGTGCACGCGCTCCCGCAGCGGCAGTTCGAAACCGGGCGGCAGCGCGTCTCGCGAGGGGCCGATGATGCCACCGCCGCAGGTCTTGTAGCGGGGCAGTTCGGCCTTCTCCAGCAGCAGCACCCGGCGTCCCGCGACGGCGGCGGCATACGCCGCGGAGGCACCCGCGGGGCCCGCGCCGACCACCACGACGTCCCACACCGGTTCACTGCCCTGGCTTGCGTTGTCGCTGCTCACGTGTGCTGTCGCTCCACTTCGACCGACTTGATCCGGCTACCGGGGCATCCTACGGCGCGCCCGGTTCGGGCAGCGCTGTGGGAGGATCGACCACGCACCAAGTCGTACAAACGTACCCACCACAGTGCCCAACGCCGAGCACCTCAGGAGCGTTCCCATGGAGCAGGCACCACTCGCCTCGTCCGCCGACCCGGCGATCGCCCGGACCGTCGCCGCGCTGCAGCCCCGCGCCCGCGCGGAGCTCGCCGAGCTGGTGCGGTTCCGGTCGGTGGCGGATGAGGCGCAGTTCCCGAAGAGCGAGTGCGAGGCCGCCGCGAACTGGGTCGCGGACGCGCTCCGCGCGGAGGGCTTCACGGACGTCGCGCTCCTGGACACCCCCGACGGCACGCAGTCCGTCTACGGCTACCTGGCCGGCCCGGCGGGCGCCCCGACCGTGCTGCTCTACGCCCACTACGACGTGCAGCCGCCGCTGGACGAGGACGCCTGGCTCTCCCCGCCGTTCGAGCTGACCGAGCGCGACGGCCGCTGGTACGCGCGCGGCGCGGCCGACTGCAAGGGCGGCGTGATCATGCACCTCACGGCGTTGCGCGCGCTCAGGGAGCACGGCGGGGTGCCGGTCAACGTCAAGGTCATCGTGGAGGGTTCGGAGGAGCAGGGGACCGGCGGCCTGGAGCGGTACGCCGAGGCCAACCCCGAGCTGCTGGCCGCCGACGTCATCGTCATCGGCGACAGCGGCAACTTCCGGGTCGGCCTGCCGACCGTCACCGGGATCCTGCGCGGCATGACGCTGGTCCGGGTCCAGGTCGACACCCTCGAAGGCAACCTGCACTCGGGGCAGTTCGGCGGCCCCGCCCCGGACGCGCTCGCCGCGCTGATCCGCATCCTGGACTCGCTGCGCGCCGAGGACGGATCCACGACGGTCAAGGGGCTGCCGGCCGACGGCACCTGGGACGGCATCCCCTACCCGGAGGAGGACTTCCGCAGGGACGCCAAGGTGCTCGACGGCGTGGAGCTGACCGGTTCGGGCACGGTCGCCGACCGCGTCTGGGCTCGGCCCTCCGTGACCGTGATGGGCATCGACTGCCCGCCGGTCGTGGGCGCCACCGCGTCCATCCAGGCGAGCGCCGCGGCGCTGGTCAGCGTGCGGATCCCGCCGGGCTTCGACGCCACCGAGGTCACCGGGCTGCTGACCGCGCACCTGGAGCAGGCCGCCCCGTGGGGCGCCCGGGTGGCGGTCGAGCAGCTCGGGCAGGGTCAGCCGTTCCGCGCGGACACCGACAGCCCGGCGTACGCCGCCATGGGCGCGGCGCTCTCCGAGGCCTACGACGGGCAGCAGATGGCGGTCTCCGGGATGGGCGGCTCGATCCCGCTCTGCAACACCCTGGCCGCCTTGTACCCGCGGGCCGAGATGCTGCTGATCGGGCTCAGCGAGCCGGACGCGCAGATACACGCCGTCAACGAGAGCGTCTCTCCCGAGGAGCTCCAGCGGCTCTCCCTCACCGAGGCCCTCTTCCTCCAGAAGTACGCGGCCGCCCACGCCCGCTAGGCGTCGCCGCCCGCCCGGCCCAC
Coding sequences:
- a CDS encoding sensor histidine kinase, producing MPASPRGGEPSYGQPGPPPGDAAPSREEAGTDDRTATPRERIASPRGRWARRAPWAGPQGVWRSERAPWWRGIGAWENEGERRAGARLPWRSTLLVLAFTVVGTRFAERGQPERADLDVFAAVLLVLAPALLVLRHRHPVVTVFGTSAAAMLYLGAGYPYGPLLFSVVIACYAAIVAGRRYAAWGALAMLWSGHLLIAHWLYRWLPPSGDGPAPWGQELVVGAWVVAVLAASELARARREQWARDRAERAAAARRRADKERLRIARELHDVLAHSISVINVQAGVGLALLDQDPEQARAALTTIKAASKEALGEVRQVLDALRAPGAAPRAPAPGLDRLGELTEQASGAGLAVDVSVEGTRSALPPGADLAAFRIVQEALTNVIRHSQARTARVRLRYTRGALELRVEDDGPAASAGPRGGGHGLVGMGERAAALGGTVTTGPRPDGGFRVLARLPLARAGAVEPEDTGTVGAAEKEGEP
- a CDS encoding TetR/AcrR family transcriptional regulator; protein product: MSAIRGARERARTEVTAAIKEEARRQLAEQGAAKLSLRAVARELGMVSSALYRYFPSRDDLLTALIVDAYDAIGAAAEAAAAEAAGGAPLERWTAVCRAVRGWALAHPHEYALIYGSPVPGYAAPRDTVVPASRVGLTLLGVARDAHAAGALRVPDPAALPEGVLGDARRLARTLEAEDLPEAAFAGFVAAWAQLFGLISFELFGQFTNVVDAREDFFAHAAAGLAHTAGL
- a CDS encoding nitroreductase/quinone reductase family protein, whose product is MAQRSEHHMKTSRLETALFHRPIAWLAAHGISLNGKAVLAVRGRTSGQWRTVPVNPLNLDGERYLVAPRGATQWVRNLRAAGGGELRVGKRIDPFTAVELADADKPAVLHAYLKRWGWEVGRFFDGVTATSPESELRRVAPRHPVFRITG
- a CDS encoding geranylgeranyl reductase family protein; translated protein: MSSDNASQGSEPVWDVVVVGAGPAGASAAYAAAVAGRRVLLLEKAELPRYKTCGGGIIGPSRDALPPGFELPLRERVHAVTFSLNGRLTRTRRSRQPLFGLINRPEFDAGLVRAAQDAGAEVRTGAAVSRVEQHGPSVPDRRTVAVVLSGGETVLAHAVVGADGSASRIGAHVGVKLDQVDLGLEAEIPVPPTVAEDWAGRVLIDWGPIPGSYGWVFPKGDTLTVGVISARGEGAGTKRYLEEFIARLGLAGFEPSISSGHLTRCRSDDSPLSRGRVLVCGDAAGLLEPWTREGISFALRSGRLAGEWAVRIAEAHDAVDARRQALNYAFAIKSGLGVEMGVGRRLYAAYARRPGMFHAAITGFRPAWRAFTKITRGTTTLAELVRTHPMARRALMAVDKG
- a CDS encoding dipeptidase, producing MEQAPLASSADPAIARTVAALQPRARAELAELVRFRSVADEAQFPKSECEAAANWVADALRAEGFTDVALLDTPDGTQSVYGYLAGPAGAPTVLLYAHYDVQPPLDEDAWLSPPFELTERDGRWYARGAADCKGGVIMHLTALRALREHGGVPVNVKVIVEGSEEQGTGGLERYAEANPELLAADVIVIGDSGNFRVGLPTVTGILRGMTLVRVQVDTLEGNLHSGQFGGPAPDALAALIRILDSLRAEDGSTTVKGLPADGTWDGIPYPEEDFRRDAKVLDGVELTGSGTVADRVWARPSVTVMGIDCPPVVGATASIQASAAALVSVRIPPGFDATEVTGLLTAHLEQAAPWGARVAVEQLGQGQPFRADTDSPAYAAMGAALSEAYDGQQMAVSGMGGSIPLCNTLAALYPRAEMLLIGLSEPDAQIHAVNESVSPEELQRLSLTEALFLQKYAAAHAR